In the Hordeum vulgare subsp. vulgare chromosome 7H, MorexV3_pseudomolecules_assembly, whole genome shotgun sequence genome, one interval contains:
- the LOC123408399 gene encoding AT-hook motif nuclear-localized protein 20-like, producing MPRLLASLGSTCLAVPSGFKSRSSFPHMRPSFLSLGLLAVQLGERGRQGFAKALSFSQSPASRSQERERGGEAGGQRVREEGAWDPTVEPASVADSWGEAPTCMATGSSKWWQGPMDFPPQPQQMQQHQHQQLQLPAVTMPAPAPAVAASPENKQQQQQQQGQGQGEGQMGAAAGAIVPLRRPRGRPMGSKNKPKPPIIITRDSPDALHSHILEVASGADVAACVAEYARRRGRGVCVLGASGSVVDVVVRGAAAPAPLPGRFELLSMTGTVLPPPAPSEASGLAVMLSAGQGQVLGGCVVGPLVAAGTVTLFAATFANAVYERLPLQDAAPDADVKPDLSAAPDASVSQQVQAQQPLAISQAMAMGAGYPDHRSPQYPWGGHQGGGI from the coding sequence ATGCCGCGCCTTCTCGCCTCGCTCGGCTCCACCTGTCTCGCCGTCCCGTCGGGATTCAAGAGCCGCTCTTCCTTCCCCCATATGCGTCCCTCGTTTCTCTCTCTTGGACTTTTGGCAGTACAACTGGGCGAGCGAGGGAGGCAAGGCTTTGCGAAAGCGCTCAGTTTCTCCCAGTCTCCGGCTTCGAGatctcaagagagagagagagggggggaggcaGGAGGACAGCGGGtcagggaggagggggcgtgggatcCTACTGTGGAGCCAGCCAGTGTGGCGGATTCTTGGGGGGAGGCGCCTACGTGCATGGCCACCGGCAGCAGCAAGTGGTGGCAAGGGCCAATGGACTTCCCGCCGCAGCCGCAGCAGATGCAGCAGCATCAGCACCAGCAGCTGCAGTTGCCGGCGGTGACCATGCCGGCGCCGGCTCCAGCGGTTGCCGCCTCGCCGGAGaacaagcagcagcagcagcagcagcagggccaGGGGCAGGGCGAGGGGCAGATGGGCGCGGCGGCAGGGGCCATCGTGCCGCTGCGGAGGCCGCGGGGGCGGCCGATGGGGTCCAAGAACAAGCCCAAGCCGCCGATAATCATCACGCGCGACAGCCCCGACGCGCTCCACTCGCACATCCTCGAGGTGGCCTCGGGCGCCGACGTCGCGGCCTGCGTCGCCGAGTACGCGCGCCGCCGCGGCCGGGGCGTCTGCGTGCTGGGCGCGTCCGGCTCCGTCGTGGACGTCGTCGTGCGCGGCGCGGCCGCGCCCGCGCCCCTCCCGGGCCGCTTCGAGCTCCTCTCCATGACCGGCACCGTGCTCCCGCCCCCGGCACCGTCCGAGGCGTCCGGCCTCGCCGTCATGCTCTCCGCCGGCCAGGGCCAGGTCCTCGGCGGGTGCGTCGTGGGGCCGCTCGTCGCCGCCGGGACCGTCACCCTCTTCGCCGCCACCTTCGCCAACGCCGTCTACGAGCGACTGCCCCTCCAGgacgccgcccccgacgccgaCGTCAAGCCCGACCTCTCCGCCGCCCCCGACGCCTCGGTCTCGCAACAAGTGCAAGCGCAGCAGCCACTCGCCATCTCCCAGGCCATGGCAATGGGCGCGGGCTACCCCGACCACCGCTCACCTCAGTACCCGTGGGGAGGCCACCAGGGAGGCGGCATCTGA